The genomic interval CTCGACACGCAGAGCTCCACCGCGGTGATGAGCGCGTTCTTCTTCGTCTTCGGCCTCGGCCTCGGCCTGGTCATGCAGGTCCTGGTGCTGATCGTGCAGAACGCCGTCCCCTACGAGGACCTCGGCGTCGCCACCTCCGGGGCGACCTTCTTCCGGTCCATCGGCGCCTCGTTCGGCGTCGCCGTGTTCGGCGCGATCTTCACGGGCCGGCTCGACGACCAGCTCACCGCCGCCTTCCGCGGCGCGGATCTGCCGCCCGGCGTCTCGCCCGGGACGCTGGAGGCCGACCCGCGCGGCATCGGCGCGCTGCCGCCCGCCCTGCGCCCCGCCGCGCTGGACGCCTACTCCACGGCCATCACCGACGTCTTCCTGTACGCCGTGCCGATCGCGCTGCTGGGCTTCGCGCTGGCCTGGTTCCTCAAGGAGGACCCGCTGCGCGCCTCGGTCACCGCGCCCGACGCCTCCGAGACCCTGGCCCCGAACCCGGTGGAGCGCTCCTCGCACGACGAGGTGTGCCGCGCGCTGTCGGTGCTCGCCACCCGCGAGGGGCGCCGGGAGATCTACCGGAGGATCACCGACCGCGCGGGCTACGACCTGCTGCCCGCGTCGAGCTGGCTGCTGCTGCGGATGCGCCGCCACGGCTCGGTGGAACCGGCCCGGCTCGCCGAGCGCAACCCCGTCCCGCTGGACGTCGTCCTGGAGGCGTCGCGGCAGGTCGAGAGCCGGCACCTCGCCGTGCGCCGGGGCGTGGACATGGTGCTCACCGACGAGGGCCGCGAGGTGAGCGAACGGCTGGCACGGGCGCGCGAGGAGTCGCTGGCCGAGCTGCTGGGCGACTGGTGGGGGGCGGACCGCCCGACCGACCTGGTGCAGCTCGTGCACGAGCTCAACGACGAGCTGTGCGGCTCCCGTGAGGAACGCCCCCGGGGCGCCCGCGCGGTGACCCCGGCGCGCTGAGGACCGCCTGCCCGCCCGGGCTCAGGCGAGCCGCTTGGCGAACCAGTGCTCGGCGTACGGTTCGTCGTTGTGCGGCTCGGTCTCCGTGTAGCCGAGGCGGGCGTACAGGGCGCGGGCCTCGACCAGGTCGCCGCGGGTGTCCAGGATCATCCGGCGGGCGCCGCGGGCCCGCGCCGCCTCCTCGGCGGCCCGCACCAGCAGCGCCGCACCGCCCCGGCCGCGCATCCGCTCCTGCAGGAACACCCGGGTCAGCTCGGCGGCCGTGCCGTCCGGTGACAGCCGGATCCCGGCGCTGCCCGCCGGCGCGCCCGCGTACCGCGCGATCAGCAGCAGCCCGCGCGGCGGGACGAGGTCGGCGCCCGACGCGGCGGCGATCTCCCGCTCCAGCTCGTCCGGGTCGGTCCGGCGCCCCTCGTGCCGCAGATACCAGCGGTCGCTGACCTCCGTGCAGTACGCCCGCCAGAGCGCGAGGGCGGCGGGCGAGTCGGGGCGTTCCGGGGCGACGGTCCAGGTCATGGCGGCATTGTCGGTCCCCGACAGGACGTCCGCGCGAGCGGGTCGGGGCGGCGGGGGACGCCGGTGGCGGGGGCGGGCCTCTGCGCCGTGCAGTTTGTGCGCGGTGCATCGGGCAACCCGATGGGCGAACCGGCTCGCGAGGAGTGCCGGTTGGGACGAGAACCCCCGGAAGGCATCATGTCCACTGGCCTGATCATTGCGTTGATCGTGATTGTCGCGGTCGTTGTCGCCGTCGCGGTCGTCCTGACCCTGCGCGCACGCGGCCCGCGGCACGGAGCGAACCTCAAGCGGCGCTTCGGTCCCGAGTACGAGCGTGCCGTCGCACGGCACGACGGGGACACCAGGGCCGCCGAGCGGGAGCTGGCCGAGCGCGTGGAGCGCCACGGCTCCCTCCAGGTACGGCCGCTGGAGCCGGCCGAGCGTGAGCGCTACGAGGCGCGCTGGACGGCCGCGCAGGAGCGGTTCGTCGACGCTCCGCGCGAGGCGGTCGTCGAGGCGGACCGGCTGATCGCCGAACTCGCCGGCACGCGCGGCTTCCCCGCCGGCGAGCAGTACGAGGAGCAGGTCGCCGCGCTGTCCGTGCACCACGCCCACCACGTCGAGGGCTACCGCCGCGTGCACCGCGTCGCGCGGGCCCACCCGGACGGCGCGCACGACGGCAGCGCCGGCACGGAGGAGATGCGCGAGGCGATGGTCGAGGCGCGGGCGCTGTTCGAGGAACTGGTCCGGCCGTCGCGGCAGGACGGCGCACGCCGTGCCGCCGCCCCCGCCGCCCACCGCGGCGGGCAGCGCACCCCGTCGCTGCTGCACCGCCGCCAGGCGAAGGAGAGCTGATCGTCATGCCCGACGCACCCCGTCACACCCAGGACACCTGGATCCCCCGGGGTCCGGGGGCCGCCCCGGACGCCCCGGCCACCGGCCCCGCTTCCGCGGACCCCGGCCACGAGGCGGCCACGCCCGACCGCAAGACGGACGCCGCCCGTACGGGGGACACCTCCCCGAGCCGTGGGGGCGCGGACTCCACCGCCGGCCTCGGCGGCACGGACGCCCCGCACGGCACGGACACCTTCCCGGGAGGCACGGACACCGCTCACCGTCCCGGCGGCACGGAGACCGGTTCCGCCGGGTCCCGGAGCCCGCTGGTCGCCGCCCACCCGCAGACCGGCGCCGGCACGCACGGCACCGCACCCGGCACGACCGGCCGCACCGCCGTGCCCGGACCGGACGGCACCGGCGCCCACACGCCCGGCGCCGGACCGGACGGCACCGGCGACCACGGCTCCGCGCCCGGCGCGAAGGGAGGGGCCGGGCACACCGGTCACCACGGC from Streptomyces sp. DH-12 carries:
- a CDS encoding GNAT family N-acetyltransferase — encoded protein: MTWTVAPERPDSPAALALWRAYCTEVSDRWYLRHEGRRTDPDELEREIAAASGADLVPPRGLLLIARYAGAPAGSAGIRLSPDGTAAELTRVFLQERMRGRGGAALLVRAAEEAARARGARRMILDTRGDLVEARALYARLGYTETEPHNDEPYAEHWFAKRLA